The DNA window aagctcaaaagaccccacatcagttaccttgcaagcatgtaCCGATGTCACTCCCTTGAGAAAGTACAGCCCCTTGTGTTGCTCACCCGCTCCCGCTCCAATCAGGTTCCTCGAATTTAGGTCCTGTATAgcacaaattttgttagtgagttgaataaccaaatttgaatcattaagtagttgtgatacagagatcagattgcaattcaaatttggcacataaaggactcgttgcaatttcaagtctcctccaagcaacacagttccttctttcaccgccaaggtcttttctccattaggtaaccCGACTGAGCATGGCACAATGTCACGCAATTCACTCAAAAATGCCAACGTTCCTGTCATATGATGGGAAGCTCCTGTGTCAATAATCCAAGGAAATATCCTCTGCGTACCTGTCAGCCTCTCATTGCCACCATTCTGACAAGAATTCAACATGCCCAACAAAGCAGCCCACTGCTCTTCATTTAATCCACTAAGACCCTTTCGATCTGAATCTGTCACAATTCCACGCCCACCATCAACTTCAGTTGCTTGTGTGGCATTGGCACGAGCAACTCCTCCCTTGTTACGTCTTGCTCCATTGCCACGTTTTTTACCACCTCCTCATCCAGCAGAAGTTCCACGTGGTCTATTACCCCACCATTCTGGATAACCTATCATCTGGAAAACAACTTTCAGCATCATGTCCCTCTCGGTTGCAATTAGAACAAATTGAGGATTTGTCTTTATCCCCCCTTGAATTTCGACTTCTTGCTCGAATGGCAAAACTCATAGGATTGCCTCTTTCTTCCTTGGTTAGTGTCATAGTTCGCACCTGCTCTTGCTGAACAACCATAGCATAGGCACGATTCAAATTGGGCAAGGGTTCAGTGCTCAAAATGTTAGAGCACACTGTTCCGTATCCTTCTTCATCCAAGCCCATCAAAAACTGATGAACTCTCTCTTTTTCACGCTTTCTTTCCAATTCAATGGTAAGATTGCATCTGCAGCCTGCATAGATACACACTGATATCTGATCATAGTTGTTTATTTCATCCCATAACGTTTTGAGTCTTCCGAAATATGAAACGATCGATTGACCTTCCTGCCTACAATTCACCAAATCCGATCTCAGTTGCTGCATTCGTGGACCATTCCCAATCGAGAACCTCTGTTTAATATCCTCCCACAGATCCTTTACGTtctccatgtgagagatggtcGAGCGAAGCGTCGGTTCAATGGTGTTAAACACCCAAGAAACCAGCATAGAGTTAACCGTCCACCAATCTTCGAGTTCCAGTGAGTCATCTGCTGGTTGCTTAACAGATCCATCAATAAAACCATATTTCTTTTTGGCCCGCAATGCAGTTCGCATAGCTCGCGCCCATTCTTCATAATTCTCACCCTTCAACTGAACTTGGGTAATCAAGTTACTTGGGTTGTCATTTGAATTCAGTGTGTAAGAACTAGAAGTTTTTTTCCCTGATCcagaactctcatttttcttttcatcagccaTGGCTCTAATACCATGTAAAAGAACTAAAAAATTTTGGAGTAAGAATTCTAATGTTTATTGCCtcagaaatcaaagatatatataaaaaattatagctAACAAATAGattcctaatcaagctaaactatcaaaattgtatcagaatcatacaacaaaaggtaagaacagatatgcacacaaaaattcctaaacaaatgctctaaattaatgcaaaataagtggcagctaacTGCTGCCTTTCCAATACTTTTGTTTGAGTTTATTTGCTGTTTCTACGTATATAGCCTTCAAAGCCTATATTATTCTATTTAAGACATGACTGTGGTTTTATTGAACTCAAGTTTACTTGTCtgcgttttctttaaaataggttTTAGAACTGTCATTTCTAGGTACTCAATCTAATTTGGCATTATCATCACGATCTTCCTCTATCGCCTTGAAGGAGGTAACGAAGCTTGATGTCTCTTGCTCTATgtgtttcctttcttttttctaaaAAATCTAACatggagataggctgatgacctttgtggaattccataattaatcaaagacctTAAATGGTTTTTATTAAGACTAATCgtcaacgaaagtagggtttagctctgattgaaatacaccttaggtgccttaagagaggacttaagatacttaggattaatttccattaaagcAACGATCCTGAATCTAATGAATAGACATGATTacatccataataaggttaaagtgtgaaatcttaattttaaaattattttaaattcattATCCTTCTAGTCTTTAGTATTCAAAATAGATCAGATTCACTCTTCCATTTTATTCGATAGTCTAGACAGTTAAAATTACTATGTACCTTGGTACTTGCAAATTAAATTTCTTATGGGACGATActttactcactactttattacttattaacgATCCGTATACTTAAgggttgaaaaaccagcaaacagTGATAGAGTACTCATACTCACAATGAACATCTCTTTTTATCGTAATGCAAGAATTTTCTAAATGGGCCTAATTTAAAGTGGGCTTTTTAGTCAACCAACTAAAGtctttaatttttatacaaaGCCGTCAAAATAGACCACACTTTGGACTAAACATTCGTCATCCCTTGCGTACTgagattttctttctttctttttttttatttgttgtgGTGCAATTATCATATAGTCCTTCAACTTTTTGTTTTTCTTAATTCTTCCCCAACATGAAATATTTGCTACTTATATTAAGTTTATTAACAATTAAAGTGAGgatagttattttttttttcaaaattaaagaataaaatttaataaataataattactcTCTCCATTCACTTTTATcacttttatttgttttaaatttttatgcaataattaaaaaaataattaaattataataaaatatttattaatttgattaaattattatttatctgACCTATTTAGTAGAGATATTGATATAAAGTTGAAGAATATTAATTAATACTTTTTAATCTTatcaaaatgacctaattttggaCAAGACGATTTCTAAAAAATAACAAACAGAAGACGATGGaggaagtattaaaaattttaatagtttatttattattactaatCTATCCAATCAATgatcaaatattaatatttaaataaatcttaatagttcttttttttttcaaagaatttttctttatattaccAAAAAATGTAGTTTGGTAAAATTGAGCCACTATCCAAAAAGGGCCAAAAAAGAAAACAAGGGGGTTGGggtgaaaaattaataaaaaactatgattgtggattaaaaaaattttattttttttttaaaataaaataaagaccaAGTGCAGAGAATAGCAGGATGAGGccaaaaaatttttatataaatggcAGACTCTGTGAGCTAGAATTGTAGGAGATTCCAAAGCAAAGTAGCTATGGCAGAAGAAGAAGTAAAGGTTTTCAGGACATGGTCAAGTCCATTTCCTTTAAGAGTGATATGGGCACTAAAGCTGaagggggttgagtttgatacagTGTATGAAGATCTCTCCAACAAGAGTCCTTTGCTTCTGCAATACAACCCTGTTCATAAGAAGGTTCCTGTGCTTCTGCACAATGGAAAACCCATCTGTGAATCTCTTGTCATTCTTGAATATGTGGATGAGAGATGGAAACAATTTCCATTGTTGCCTCAAGATCCTCATGAGAGAGCCAAGGCTCGCTTTTGGGCTAAGTTTGGTGATGATAAGGTATTATTGCTTCCTACTTTGATGAGTATTAGTTGCTTTTTCTTTTAGCCTTTTTTTCCTCGAAGTTAGAAGTTATCTTTaaggttaaatttttttttttctctaaacttttaaatataaattattgattttttttatttagattattaattaaaaaatgtaaaattaaataggtttgaggattttttagataataataataattagatttaggatgaatttaattaattaatgataaattttaattggatTTGAAATAGGTTCAGGTATTGAGAGTTTAGGCTTTGATGATTTTTATAGATATCTTACCCGTTGTTATCCTTAATGTACAATCAATTTAATAGAGTCAAAATataaagataaaattattaattctttaaaattaggggtatatatatattaattttgacaAAACCCAAGAACTTAAAAGTGATTGAAACTAGGGCTGAGCACAATACGGTTCAAAGGGCTGGCACAAATACAGTTCAAACCGAATAACCGAAccgattcaattcggttcaatttaaaagttaatcggttggttttaatttataaaaatttgatttatttcgtcggttttgaagaaaaaaacagaaccgaaccgaatagtgatttatatagtcaaatcgaattaaatcgaaccgaatcgatttttgaattaatttatttttatggaaaatttatgaattatatttaattttatatatattaattatttaatttcattgattaatggttattaggttcaaaccaaagttaaaattagaccaaataacttgaaaatcaagtctaaattaaaaaatcaatcaaaaatcaaactgaTCGGTTTAAGAACCGAATTAaagcggttcggtttgattttttcaCTAAGTTTCTAAAATTAGCAGTTCggttttgataatttaattcggttcggttcggttcggtttgaaccgattgctcacccctaATTGAAACTAAAAATTTCTGTTGATGCAGGTCTTTCAATCAATTGTATATGGTATTCTGTTCAAGCAAGGAAAAGAGCGAGAGGAAGAAATACCTAGAGCAATGGAGATCTTGCAGCATTTAGAAGAGGAGCTAAAAGGAAAGAAATTCTTTGGAGGAGAGAAAATTGGGTTAGTGGATCTTGCATTGGGATGGCTTGCTTATTATTTGGGTATAATTGAGGAAGTAATTGGTCTAAAACTCATAGACCAAGAAAAATTCCCACTATTGCTACAATGGATTCAAGAATTCTCAACTGCCCCAATCATTCAAGAAAATTGGCCACCTCGCGACGAACTTATCGCCAAGTTTGATGCCAGTCGTGAGGCTGCCCTTGCACAAGGACTTAAATAAAGGATGGTCCAAGTTTTCATTTGTCACCAATAATACACAAGATAAAGCCAACAACATCACCTTCTTTAGAGTCAATGGGTGTGTACCTTTCTTATCCTATGTGTGCTTGTgtgtcttttatttatttaaaaaaaaaagcatatattttttagtatttttttttatttatgtgatATTCCACACTTAGATTGGGAGTAACGTTTAGGAAAGAGGGCgcttttaagttttaaaaatatgttgatttgtttatttataataatttttaaatttataaattaaatatataaattaaaaataataagttggaggatttgattttttattttagcATTTATAAGCTTtgtacatataaattaatttgatcaaatattttattatattatttttatttaatttttaaaatttaataataaatcttatttaatattatttttaattattttaataataaatatacttataaattattttttaataaatgcgTTAATTATTTTATGCGTTAACTCATAAAAGAATAAAGACTTAGGTGAGTTGAGttgagagttttataattttttttaagatagagtttttataattaaattatatttaaataaatgtgtttataaaaaatttgaattCATATTAGAATTGATTATATCTATCAttacattaaatttttaaatgtaaatttatattatatatatatatattttaattaattttatatatatctcagtataaatatttaatataatataaattaaactcGTTATTAGATGTACCCTATTTATATTGACAGATTGAATGATTACGTAATGACTCATTTAAGAGAAAAATTCACCTACCTCTGATACTGTTGCCAAAAAAATCAACGAAGGCTCTtcatttggaaataaaatttttaaaaatattatatttaaaatataaatattctcACCTATTATAATTTTACTCTCTCAAtatctaattaatatatatattttaaaaacgtaattaacattataaaaatattacaatatttttaaCCTGTATTATATATAACTCATAAGAGGAAATGgttaaaaaaatatgaaataaaacaTAATAGATTATTAACTAATAGTAATTTTATcaatattagattttttttttctaaatttttatcaatattagatgacaaattaatatatattaatttatatgggTACTTCGTGTTTCCTAAATGAGCTTAATTTAAGTGGGCTTTCAGCCTATTGTAGTCAACTAACTAAAGACTTCGATTTTCATGCAAAGCCGCCAAAGTAGAAATCAAGACCGCACTTTGGAGTAAACGTTCGTCATCCCTTGTGTACGtactgaaaaaagaaaaaaattaatttgtgatggtgtaaatatgatatagTCCTTCAACTTTTCGTTTTTCTTGGTTCTCCCCCAAAATGAAAGATTTGCTGCttatattaaagattaaagcgaGGATAGTTAACAaaatttgaataataataataaataatgaaaaaaatttaatagTTACTGGCAGAGTGTAGTGGCTTAATGGTAAGCCTTTGATATTAGATACATTTAATTTCAGTTTGATTTTCCATCCTAATATTAAAGACTTAATATTGTCTTTGCTTGATGGAGATGAGTGAATCGACTATAAGTTGTCCATACTTTCGACAAGTTGAGATTGACTATGATTAAGTGATAGGTCTCCCTGTAACTTGGATTAAATCAGGAATGATGAAACCTTCTAATAGCAGACATTGACATTAGAAAACAAAGACTTGCACTTaaaaagcttttttttttgtcataaaaaaagaaaaatattaataatttattttattatcattaatctaTTAAACCAATGATCAAATATTTATAATATCAGTaatataatgtaacacccctaatttttaaatttattattttatgggtaatcatttatattttattttattttaattttaggagattatttgaaatttttcggattttaaaaatcgggtttgatttttcgaaaatataaaactttgatgatttttaaaaattaatttaaagaccacgtggcaaaactaaaaatatatttggattctaaaaattttttttagaatttttggacctcgttttcggtctcaaggcagagtaaaaatttaaaattttgtatcctgaatcggatcGATCGACCGGATCTAGTCGAATTGgacctcttcctcttcttcctctctccctctctctctctctctctctctctctctctctctctctctctctcctgttttctctctcctTCCTCCACCCCTCGCCGGCCAGCCACTGCCCCAGCCTCCCCCACACGCCGGCGCACCTCCAGGCCACCTCCCCGTCGCCGGCCGATGCTCTAGGCGGCCGAAAAAGTCGCGCGAAGTCCCCCCTGCCCGCGCGCGTTGTTTCGTCTTCTCGGGCTGATTCCGGCCTATCCGACCATcaatcggatcgggtcttgtgtcaaaactcatttacacctcgagagctttccatagacaccatgaACACCAAAATGCAtctagcggtttgcccaatttttgtccggaaagttttagcccatttcgatttttgggctaaatttctcgcaaaccgtgaaccccaggagaaaactgagagtaccggagtgctccactcatcgagagctttgcggcaataccaatttcaaaattttccgacaccgtttttcggtaggTCCcgcgaaacttcgtagtgttttttcgagcactaaatgagcttagaaaattctgtaaaaattatgtaataacccctgtgttgtgggcttcatgtaggtaccttcaattcgcggaaattcaacggttgcccGGGTCTGTAAATTTCGGACGAggcagacaggctaccgaaaaagtctcagaattgggtcgagattttggctatcccACCATTGCCAAATGTCCCGAACACGTTTTCGgggtcagaatcggcataggtaaacccgaaccttactttttcttaattatctagtacttgaattggattaaaaatccatagaatattcgtggtagcttagaaaattaaaattccttttgcattagcttagtaatattgctaaggaccgtggggcaaagttttagaatttttagagctcatttgggtagtttttgcaaaagggttaattataaggactaaactgtaattttttcatattgtgattgttgactgtttggatgggcccaggaggggctatgtgatgtgattgagttgtggatgtgtggtttgtggatatagaagtgcgttttaagcccttttgcaggttgggtaggtcctaggtataggggagactctgtcggattttcggcacgacttaggacatctttgattttttcttagtttgtattgagtcaaatgtattaaataattataataaaattatcaggtgagccgggacagccttcctcctccgcctagcTGCCACAGTGACCTCaatttaagtctgtgagtaaaatattaattttaattgtaatttcgatattattatatgttcaagtatgcccatgcatcacttataaatatgtatctatgtagttaaacactaggcacgttttatattgcattcataattgttgaagtgccatggatgttgtttgtggtaatttggagcagtgtgtgtgcgtggcgtgtgtgtggtatggtattggatatggacaggacggctagacacggcttgagagacactcgctgggatccggtccttcagggtagacacgacttgagagacactcgctgggaccccgcatttggtttattaagcgttgagagacactcgctggcagaggttggattaagagggctatatagaagatcagctcccatatatgtattgtttgacagtgttgggtgtgtgagtgctccaaattgcctttttgctgttatgatatgaattgtatgaaaattatgaggatgttgcatatcactccacatggtgcattagctttagatagctatagagattatgattaaaattggtattttattctctgagtagaacgctcactcctgttcatctatttttccaggttacagaaggattatttgttgtgactaacctgctcttcttctccgcaggttcattgatagtatttaatgtactttgtacaattaagttaaattttagactccgcatgtgctagaagtacttatttttattttgggcctgtattataaaagttatgttggacctgtaaaattattaactgtatgtatgactggattggatgagggagctgagctcccattggacttttgatattatgagcatgtggagggtgagctgagctccccaatttattatatattgtatttacaggtcgggtgagtcaaaaactccccgttgaacgatgttgaattcttgaaattgggcccaaatgggccttaggattaggTTGAGGAACAGTTAatcttactacaggcctcgggggctttaggctggcctaggtcctagtgtcggtccagcccataggttgggtcgtgacatataaGATGttaaatattcaaataaatattaacaattttttttagaatttttttatattaccaAAAAATTTTCCTTGGTAAAATTGAGTCACTATCCAAAAAGGAAAAACAAGCGGGTTGGGGatgaaattttaataaaactattATTGTgggttaaaaaaattaatttttttaaaatgaaataaagacCAAGTACAGAGAATAGCAGAAGAATGGAGCCAAAAATTTGTATATAAATGGCAGACTCATTGGAGATGACAAAAAAAATTGGCTATGGCAGAAGAAGAAGTAAAGGTTTTTAGGACATGGTCAAGTTCATTCGCTTTAAGAGTGATATGGGCACTAAAACTGAAGGGAGTTGAGTTTGATACAGTGTTTGAAGATCTCTCCAGCAAGAGTCCTTTGCTTCTGCAATAGAACTCTGTTCATAAGAAGTTTCCTGTGCTTCTGCACAATGGAAAACCCATCTGTGAATCTCTTGTTATTCTTGAATATGCGGACGAGACATGGAAACAATTTCCGTTGTTGCCTCAAGATCCTTATGAGCGAGCCAAGGCTCGCTTTTGGGCTAATTTTGGTGATGATAAGGTATTATTGCTTATTAGTTGCTTTTTTAGCATTTTTTTCCTCTAGAGAAATTATCTTTt is part of the Hevea brasiliensis isolate MT/VB/25A 57/8 unplaced genomic scaffold, ASM3005281v1 Scaf88, whole genome shotgun sequence genome and encodes:
- the LOC131177785 gene encoding probable glutathione S-transferase, which encodes MAEEEVKVFRTWSSPFPLRVIWALKLKGVEFDTVYEDLSNKSPLLLQYNPVHKKVPVLLHNGKPICESLVILEYVDERWKQFPLLPQDPHERAKARFWAKFGDDKVFQSIVYGILFKQGKEREEEIPRAMEILQHLEEELKGKKFFGGEKIGLVDLALGWLAYYLGIIEEVIGLKLIDQEKFPLLLQWIQEFSTAPIIQENWPPRDELIAKFDASREAALAQGLK